GCGCGGGAAAAGACCTTCCTGGCCGAGGCAGGCTTTCCCACCGTCCCCTTTGGCCTGGTGCCGGACGTGCAGGCGCTACCGGACGCGGCAGCGCACACAGGCTTCCCCGCTCTGCTCAAGGTGAGCCGCTTCGGCTACGACGGCAAGGGCCAGGCGCGCGTGGCAAACCTAGATGAGGCGCGTGCCGCCTTCGTCGCCATGGGCCAAGAACCCTGCGTGCTGGAGGCTTTTTTACCCCTCACGGCGGAGTTGTCGGTGGTGCTGGGACGCGACGCTGCGGGACATACCGCCTGCTATCCGGTCGCGGAGAACCGACATCACAACGGCATTCTGGACGTGAGCATCGTGCCGGCGCGGATCGCGCCAGCGGTAGCCGCGAACGCACGGGCAATGGCCATCGCCATCGCGGAAAAGCTCGACTACTGCGGCGTGATGGCGGTGGAATTCTTTCTGCTGGAAGGTAAGCGGCTAGTCGTCAACGAGATCGCTCCGCGCCCACATAACAGCGGCCATTACACCCTGGATGCCTGCCTCACCAGCCAGTTCGAGCAGCAGGTGCGCGCGCTGTGCGGCCTCCCCCTGGGCGAGACCCGCCTGTTCTCGCCGGTGGTGATGGTGAATCTGCTGGGCGATATCTGGCGCAATGGCGCCCCCGACTGGAGCGTGCTGCTCGCTCATCCCAACCTGAAACTGCACCTCTACGGCAAACGGCAGGCGCGCCCCGGGCGCAAGATGGGCCATTTCAACGTGGTGGCGCCCACGCTGGAGGCGGCCCTCGCCACCGCGCTGGCAGCGCGAGAAGCCATCGGCGTGGAAGGCCCGCCGCCCGAAGTGCGCGAACCCGCTGCCTAAATAGAAGGCCCAACCATGTCTGGTTTCTTCTTCGACTGGAACAAACGGGTGCTTGCCTTCACAGAGCGCGTGGGGCTATTCATCATCGCTGTCGCCACGGTGATCGCCACGGCTCAGGAAGTGGGCACCATGATCGAGGCGCGCCACGTGCGGCTGGCCGATCTGCTGCTGCTTTTCATCTACCTGGAGGTGCTCACCATGGTGGGGCTCTACTATGGCTCCGGCAAGCTACCCGTGCGCTTTCCCCTGTACATCGCCATGGTGGCGCTGGCGCGCTATCTCATCCTCGACATGAAGGAAATGGACGTCTGGCGCATGCTGGCCGTCACCAGCGCCATTCTGCTGCTGGCGCTGGCAGTGCTCGCCATCCGCTATGGCCACACGCGTTATCCCTATCCCCAGGACGATGCCCATGCCGAGCTGCGTCCCCCCCACCGCCGGGAAGGCTGAATCATGGGCGTCCTCTATCAATCGGAACTCCATAGCCTGAAGCTGTTGCACCGGGGCAAGGTGCGCGATATCTATGAGGTGGACGCCAAGCGGCTGCTCATCGTCACCACCGACCGGCTTTCCGCCTTCGACGTGGTCATGAACGAACCCATCCCGGGCAAGGGCGAAGTCCTCACCGCGGTCTCCAATTTCTGGTTCGAAAAACTCAAGCACATCGTTCCCAACCACCTCACCGGTGAGGCGCCCGAGTCCGTTGTCGCGCCGGACGAAGTCAACCAAGTGAAGGGCCGTGCCGTGGTGGTGAAAAAGCTCACACCGCTGCCCATCGAGGCCATCGTGCGGGGCTATCTGGTTG
Above is a genomic segment from Thiobacter sp. AK1 containing:
- a CDS encoding 5-(carboxyamino)imidazole ribonucleotide synthase, with the translated sequence MTPAMILPGATLGVLGGGQLGRMFTQAALTMGYRVLVLDPDPDSPAGQIATEHIRADYGDPAALTRMGQECAAVTTEFENVHADSLRLLARHTVVRPSGDAVAIVQNRAREKTFLAEAGFPTVPFGLVPDVQALPDAAAHTGFPALLKVSRFGYDGKGQARVANLDEARAAFVAMGQEPCVLEAFLPLTAELSVVLGRDAAGHTACYPVAENRHHNGILDVSIVPARIAPAVAANARAMAIAIAEKLDYCGVMAVEFFLLEGKRLVVNEIAPRPHNSGHYTLDACLTSQFEQQVRALCGLPLGETRLFSPVVMVNLLGDIWRNGAPDWSVLLAHPNLKLHLYGKRQARPGRKMGHFNVVAPTLEAALATALAAREAIGVEGPPPEVREPAA
- a CDS encoding phosphate-starvation-inducible protein PsiE yields the protein MSGFFFDWNKRVLAFTERVGLFIIAVATVIATAQEVGTMIEARHVRLADLLLLFIYLEVLTMVGLYYGSGKLPVRFPLYIAMVALARYLILDMKEMDVWRMLAVTSAILLLALAVLAIRYGHTRYPYPQDDAHAELRPPHRREG